The genomic interval TTGGTCTGTGAAACCATAAAAATACTGTTACGTGTTTAAGTACCTGAGATGTGTGTAAAAGTCTCGGAGTTTCTTTTCATAGAACTGCACAGCCTGAAACACCAGCCGCACCACCTCCTGACTGTCCCCTGGGCATCTCTGGTCTGCGCAGGGGAAGGAAAAGGAAAGCCTGGTTTATTTTCACATGGAAACACTGTTACTAATGTTATGTAAGAAGTGCAGAGATGCGTGCCATCCAGACCTCTGGGCTTCTCTCTGAGTTTGCGGAACAGCTCCATGGCCTTTCCTTCACTGGGGAACAAAGAGGGGAAGAGAGCAGGGTCCAAGGTCATAAAGCAGTTGTTACTGTCGTTTTTACAGTTGAGTTTGGTTCAGACTTACAGATTGTCCAGGGCTTCTCCACTCCTCCACGGTTGTCTTTGCACATCCACTATGTCTGGCTGCAGCTGCATCATCTCTTCCTCCAGTTCGCTCACTTTGGCCTGGACACCCATATGTGGGTTTGAGTCTTTTTAAAGCACATGTTAATActcctcacagacacacacacacagacacacactcaactcTACCTGACCACAGCTGACAGCAGTCTGCTCCATCTCCCTCCACACACCCAGGAGTTTCTCTGATGCTAGAAAATGTAAAAGGCTATCATTAGTCAGACAGAGGCAAACTGAATTGCTATAGACATTCAAGTGCACTTTCCACCAAACTAAAGGATCAGTGCGTAtgatttagagggatttagtggcattgttgatttcaaccagctgaaacttctctgtttggcatgttgcagaTGAGCTATGAGCCCAGTACCTGCACCTGGTTTGTCCGTTTTGGACTACTGTAGCAAAATTGCCGTGCCACATGGTGATCTTCGTTGACGAAGACGCAATCCTTAGGTAGATagaaacagctcattctaaggtaacaaaaaccaagcgattcttttttttttcaagtcattatACACTATATGGGTCTTAAACAATGGGTCCTAACATTTACggatttaagtgtttttgttgttttttttctttcaaaaattaaagtatgtctaaaaatacacattaacataaaTCTAACGCATGATGAGCAAATATAAATCAGcccaataatgaaaaaaaatcagagtaaACAACATTAATGATAAGTTAACTGTTACCAACGAATACTTGTACGATCACGTGAGTTAACTCGCATTACACTTATCCATAACTCCAAGGTAATGTAGTTGGTTAACAGTTTTATCAACAAGGGCTGTTTTTATACTATATGTGTAGTAGGGGGACCCTGCTCCGTCTTTTTTTCAGCTAAGGGGTCCTCTGCCTGAAATAAGTTAGAAGACCCCTGCCCTAACAAAATACACTTAtcatattatataccatttctgcgattatatccccctaaattgtatgcactggacctttaaacaaTACATCATTATGACTAAGGGACAGACTAAATGCAGGTTTTGGCAGCTGTAGTGTAAACATCTTTCTATCtaccattgtgtttttgtaacataCCGATCCCCGTGGCTGTCTGCTCCTGGTACTTGTCCATGTCTATGTGAAGGCTGGTGGTGAAGAAGTCCAGTTTGGCCATGAGTCTCTGATGCATGGACACCATCTCATTCTTCTGTTTGGACAGTGAAGAgttgtgtctcagcaggctcatgctaaaagaaaaagaaaggagctgtttttctgtcttttttcatgaaacacttaatacatgtgtgtgcatgggactttgtgtgtgtatttctgtgtgtccTACATGGCAGCTTTCTGTCCCTGCTGCAGACGTTGCCAGTCTTCCTTCAGGGAGCGAATGGTGTGCCACGCCTGGCCGCAAGTCCTCCTCAGAGGGCTGTAAGCCAGAATGTGTTTGGGGTCGGTTTCtatgacaaagacaaagaaagagtgagacagaaacagTCATACAAaagcaaagtttgttttttgttatcttatcttatctattCTACTTTGTAGTCATAAAAAGAGTTTATTTCCCTGCAGGGTTTTCAATTCAAGCATAAATATAGTTTGTGTTTCATATGATCTTAAAACTTTCTATTTTAGTCATACCTGTAAGCAACCATACATTCTGAAGGCccctttcacacacagacacacacacacacacacacacacacactaactgtgtgtgtgtgcgtgtgtgcgtgtgtgtgtatgtgtgtgtgtgtgtgtgtgtgtgtgtgtgtgtgtgtgtgtgtgtgtgtgtgtgtgtgtgtgtgtgtctgtgttttaaagGTAGTAAAGTGTCTGCTGATTCTTGTTTTGAACAAAACTTTCTCTAGAGCTCTACTGTGGGAATGTGGGAACCCCAAGTGAAGGATACATCTTAGTTGAggcacaaaagaaaataattacttGTATCCATAATtaaccaaaaatatttaacaaaagtgtttacaaaatattgtttaagCACCACTAAGGCACTAGTTCAAGTCACTTAGATTATTTCACGTAAatcaacaaaagagaaaaagaaggcagtttaaagggatagttttgatcttttgaagtgggtttgtaTGAGGTAGTTATCCAGAGTTAGTGTATTatctacagtagatgtcagtcagcacacgtccagtttggagaagcaggcaggagtaccaACACATAAGCAACGGGATGTGCTGCTGTGAAGGGattagcaacaaaatgtatttcagccaTCTAAAAAGAGGttcaaccccccaaaaaacaatatcagtttaagagTAGTTTATCAGAGTGCCCTGTATTTAGAATACTTTCACTACTTAACTTTTTTGTAAGACACCGATTTCCAACAGGCAACTGAAGCCATTATATTACTATGTTCAAAGCCGGTAGCCATTgagaaaaaacagttatttaacaTTACTGAACACAGAACCTGCTTGTCTAAAGCTAGCTCGACCAGTTAGTTTATGTGTGTAATTGTGAGACTTTCATGTTCAAAAGGGTGTGTTTGAattcatcacattcagacaataacacaaactaaccaattaaggcagcagtagaccagcaactctcATGTTCTGCACACTAAAATGACTGAAGCTGTTAATGGCTTCTCCATTGGAACAGACTGCCTGATGAAAatataatgacagaaaatattctaaatatggCTAAAACTTAAacagttacagtttttttttaggtggttaaaatatgtttcactACGGTCccagtccacagcagtacattgcttagttttCACGTTGGTAGTCTTGACTCCTTCCCTAAATTGGGAGCAtaccgactgacatctactgtgtgTAATGCACTGACTCTGGATATGattacctcatacaaccccacttcaaaatgttgaactatccctttaaacagAAAAGATTTGCAGGAAACCACAGatgaaaaagcttttaaatgttGCTCTCTAATTGCTGTGTACTCACGGACAAAGCGGATGTTTTCTGGAAGGGTGCGAGGAGCAAACTGAGGTTCGTAAGTGCACGAGGAACGATCAAACAGGAAGACCAGAGGCAAGTCTGTCCGTCGCCCATCTATCTCCTACAGATGAAGATAGTAATACTTTGACTCAGTCCATTATCACATTATCCCACTGACTATTCTGTGAACATATTGTGTGCACAGtgttaatatttgatattactGTGTAATCTATGGCACACTGTGTGGCCAGTCCATGGGGCTCCAAGGCTAACCCGGCCTCAAGCAGCAgctcctgattggctgcaggGATGTTGGTGTCTTTTTCTATCCTTAGCTGCAGGTCGGCGACAGTCTCTTCATCTGAGACGGAGTACGTCAGGATTTTAGCAGAAATCATGTTCAGGACATGAACCAGCTGAGGGAAGACAGAAGGGCCGAGcacatttaagaaacaaaaagttaatttgttggtctaaataaagaaaaaggggcaaaaaccattcaaattcaatcaaaatggaaacagaaaaaaatgaaaaaataaagaaacacacatacacacacacacacacacacacacacacacacacacacacacacacagtgttacgTCGACAGCTGCAGAACATAAATTTgcagttatgttacattacatggacaTTATCCATGTGTagttactgtaacaatttcaccATACACTACAAAATCCCATCTCTTTTCCTAAAACTTTCTATGTTCTTTTTAGTAATaacttttctaggttttttcATGACCATAGGAATCCTTtgtaaagtagcataaaatgaaaatactaaCATAGAGAATAAGTATCTTAAAACTGTGTAGTACTTgactaaatgtatttaattaccTACCACTTATGACTGAAGTtcaccaaaataacaaaaatatgtccACAATgagtgaaaatgagaaaatgttaaagaataaatgaatgagttATTCACTGACCTTGAGCTGTAGAATGACCTCCAGCTGGGAGAAGCAGTCCGAGGGCGTAGCGTTGGGGTCTTTGCCTCTCTCCTGAGGAGACCACTTtaacatcagctgcagccaccCCTCCATTCTCTCTAATAACAGACTGTTAAAAACACCAGTCAAAACGTTAGGCTGAGATAGTCCTATTGgtcctgtgtgtaggatttagtggcatctagctgtgAGGTTGCAAGAATGAAACTTTTCCCGTTTACCGAACGTGTAGGAGAACTACTGTGGGATgccaaaatgcaaatggccctatctagagtcagtgttaaatttgtccgttctgggctactgtagaaacatggtggactctgtggaagaggactctccatatgtaaatataaaaagctACAAGACATGTTATTCTTACaaaatttctcttatttttgtttggatccaggattttttcttaatttgttatTACCGACTGATTTCTTTTCaggattcaccaatgttttcttattctTATACACTCTaaccaagataagagaaaataaacatctaATTTTCACAGTCCATAAATGATGCTCTTTATAAGGAAAagtatgttttatatttgaggaacatttagGAAAACATAATATCATATAACTGAATTGTGAttatgttttagagtaattttaATGATTGTATTAATAAATTTCAGGGCTTAAGAAATACTAGTACACTTAACTGTATgagtagttttacttttaatacttaaatacatttgcCTGATTGCACTTATATACTTCTacttgactttttaatgcagggcttttactggtaacagatatttttttagtgtggtattagtacttttacttaattaaaggatctgaatacttcctccaccactgctgcAAACATGGCAAAGGTTTTCCATTGCTGGGTTTTTGATTTTCCTATAACAGCAGTATTGGCACTCTGGAAAAtcacattgactttttttagtttatttaacagtacgTCAGTTTTACTACTGCTAAAGTTCTTCCTCCTCTGACAGCCTTTTTTGATGGCATCGCTCCAATCCTGGCCATGTGCAAGAGtctttgacacatcccaaaaccTGCCCTTTTGACCTcacttatattttctcttaccagaaaattaaaaaaaatatataagagCAATTTAAGAGAAtattgctgcatgaggcccagtgATTTTAGTCAGGTgattatacaaaaaagaaaacatacttatagtATATTCAATTTCCGCCATTATATCCCCCTAAGtcctacacattggaccttgAAATtcatatttgtatgtgtatatgtatgtgtatgtctaTGTGTGTGACAGATAAAATCACCTGTTGAGATTGTTGGGCTGGGGCAGATGTTTAGAGAAGCGGACTTCCCCTGAGAGGTCCTCATAGACAACAATATCATTGTCCTCCTTCATCCTCAGTTTGTTGTGCCTTAAAAGGATACAGATGGATTACATGTgagaaaatacttaaaaatcaattttttaaaaagattttttccccattttatcCTAATTTGTTCATGGTAAATGCtgatctgcaaaaacagccagttTTGTGCCAGAAACTAAGCCTTCAATAATGGAAGGGCATTTTTCCTTCATGTAACCAGACCCCCCTGAGCTTCCATATCTGTCACTCATCATATTAGTGAGGCACAAGGGACAATGATGTTGGCACAACCCACATATCCTGTAATTCTTAGCTTTGGCAactcctgtttatttttataattcctGTGAGTTATGATGCAGTCACataacaaaatgtttcttttcattgcTTAACATTCCAAAACATCATTGTTAAACTTATTTTGCAAAAGCTagacgaaaaaaaaagaggaaatctgATTTGAGAAATATTGGAAATTTTGACATGCATCATCCTCAAAAAACAACCATGGAAAACATGACTTCACGACTTTCGTGACATTTTGAACAAACTTGGTTCAGATGCAGAAGTTTTGAAAGGTGGTACTACCAAGGAACAGGTTGCCAGGTTGGTAAGAAAGGGCGAAATCCTGTGATACACTCAAACACTAACGTCCCAAAGCTCCAGTAGTCCACAGTGACCGTGTATTTCTGTCTCTCAATGAGCTCTGGAGCCTGAAGGGTGTAAACAGGTTCAGTTGTTactgtccagaaaactgtaagAGGATCATGTGCAATAGTTGTCAACTGGTGTTTTCATCACTTACCAAGTACTGAAGCGTTCCCACGAATGAGGTGCACAGGCTGCTCTGGTCCAGCTCTTTAGCATAGCCAAGGTCTATGATCTTGTGGATCAACTAATattaaaggagagaaaaaaaggtgttgcCAGAAAAATCTTATCCTACAATAACCAATGGACAACTTCATGGAATAGTTggatattttcagaaatatccTTATGCCCTTGCTGTAGTAAGTAAGATGAGAAGATAAATGCCACTCTTGTATCTGGTGCCAGGCAACTGCTCAAAGCCAAGACTTGCGCGGGTCCATTGTTTCACAATTTGCCCATGTCTGTGCCAATCTCAGCTCtagtcaaaatatgaaaataattttcaaaaaatatatcatgCTGATGGCATGATGAACAGCAGGTTTTACTGTTCGACAGAGTCAGAAAAAGATGAGAGATGTATCTTCTCATTATACTTTCCAGCAGAGAGCAAGTaagtttcccaaaatgtcaaactattcctgaAAATCCTGAGCAACTCAAGAATACATGAGCAGAAATcaacttttctatttttgtacCAAAAACTAAGTCTGTATGTTGAATTGACTGTTTCTTTAGAGtgccacacaaaaataactgcaaaactataaaaaagtTAGACCAGAAAAATTCTGTAGTGTGCATAAACATGAATATATAGGCCTCTTTAATATGTCTGGCctcatttttcacacttttcaaCACTTTCAACACTTTTCATTTTGCTGTACTACTGCAGGCTGGAGAGTGACATTATGTAATTTGCTAGAATTAACAAAATTAAGAGGAAATTAAGAGAAAGTCAACCCCAAACGTGTCTCATGACAGTAAGGATCAGTTTAGGATTTCCACATTAAATATTCAGTGCAGCAAAGTTCTTGCTAAACTGGTGTCCGTAAACATGGACGTGAAAGAGACGAGTCTCCTGCACTTATTCCACATAACCCACATGGAGACAAAAAGGCTTTATATGGCatctttgttgtggtttgggTGTATTTGTCATAATTAGATGGTTCACAGGGTCTTTAACtcactcttttctctccctgctgcagcacaatgttttctggttttaaatCTCTGTGGATGATCCTCTTCTTATGGAGGTAGGTTAGTGCCGACGCTGtagggagagaagaagaagaaggaacaagagtcaacaaaaaagaaaaattaagagTTGTGGATGCTTTCTGCGTGAAACATCTGCAGGGGTTGTGAGTGTCAAAATCGCTGATGTGACGTCACATCATCAGACAACCCCTTTTTTGGGGATCTTGTTCGTCGTGTTTTTTGCCTGCTTGTgaacaaacaatattttctaTCTACACATACAAGGATCGGcagagaaaatgcagaaatcatGCTTTTTATACACTGCCCccgacagtttaaaaaaaatctggtttgCTGCAAGGACGAAACCGCACAGAGTGTAAAAGATCCAAACCTTACCTCGCCACAATTCCATGTCAGCTCATGTCCGCAATCATGTCAAAGGCTATGTATGTGAATGTTACTATTTATTATGTGGTCAATCATCACAATCATGATtatgttttaacttttgcactttttaagttaaaatccTAACCATAGATATTGGTTGCAAACTGACTTGGCTAGAAATACGATATGCAATACATCTTAAACCTGTTTCAATGTATTTAACATTGCCTTTGACAAATAAGCTAATACATTgctaaattaattttcttgttcttcagTCCGAATTGACTGACTTAACTTGAGGCAATTTTTTCAGACTGTACAGTTCCCTCTGGATTTATTTGTACATACAGTAGTTCTCCTTAAGACCTGTAAACATACTTAAACACAAAGCTTAAAAGCAGTTAAAAGCTGACTCAAAGGTCTTCTGACCACAACAAGTGTCACTGAAGAATGTGATCAGAAATGTGCTAAGTTTTATTAcaaaagtgatgtcacagtgtacTGACACACCCTAGAGTACACTTCCACTTCACAGCTGCAAGGAAAGACATTCAACCACTAGAGGtcaccaaaaacataattttctgcCAGTGCTAAGTTGCTTTTTAAGAAgtaaattaacttttattttctttacttacCTCCAGATGTTTATCCTCTTTTTGCTGCAGTTATGTAAAGGTGAACTACAGGACCTTGTGACAATACTGTTGGGTATGCAGGTAGGGTAATGGTCAGAGGTGAAACAGGCTCATCAATTTTAACCAGAGGGAGCAGTAAAAGAGTGAATTTAAGCCTGGTGTTATGTCAGTCTTTAATAAGATCAGTAAGAGGATAAGACTCATGTATATACACATTCTGCAGCCTTTTATCTGCTGGAACCAAGGTTAAAATCTAATAGGCCGAAACTATAATGTTCCTTTATTTATGCGTCAAAGGATGACTAGTGTG from Plectropomus leopardus isolate mb chromosome 6, YSFRI_Pleo_2.0, whole genome shotgun sequence carries:
- the ikbkb gene encoding inhibitor of nuclear factor kappa-B kinase subunit beta — translated: MNRVPLQQQQSCGSWELKERLGTGGFGNVTRWQNKDTEEQIAIKQCRQELSERNKERWCLEIQIMKRLDHVNVVAAREVPEGMQKMVATNDLPLLAMEYCQGGDLRKYLNLLENCCGMREGSVLILLRDISSALTYLHKKRIIHRDLKPENIVLQQGEKRLIHKIIDLGYAKELDQSSLCTSFVGTLQYLAPELIERQKYTVTVDYWSFGTLVFECITGFRPFLPTWQPVPWHNKLRMKEDNDIVVYEDLSGEVRFSKHLPQPNNLNSLLLERMEGWLQLMLKWSPQERGKDPNATPSDCFSQLEVILQLKLVHVLNMISAKILTYSVSDEETVADLQLRIEKDTNIPAANQELLLEAGLALEPHGLATQCAIDYTEIDGRRTDLPLVFLFDRSSCTYEPQFAPRTLPENIRFVQTDPKHILAYSPLRRTCGQAWHTIRSLKEDWQRLQQGQKAAIMSLLRHNSSLSKQKNEMVSMHQRLMAKLDFFTTSLHIDMDKYQEQTATGIASEKLLGVWREMEQTAVSCGQAKVSELEEEMMQLQPDIVDVQRQPWRSGEALDNLEGKAMELFRKLREKPRDQRCPGDSQEVVRLVFQAVQFYEKKLRDFYTHLSKTAVCRQHVMELLPKVEGVVQKMAESEQVLMSLQEKRQRELWNLLKVACSKVRSPVSGSPDGLRTPSSVPPLLTPRHSLQQLDESLVEESRTFESRLQSLLHDTIQESESSMEVLREWTWLRGSNNFSSDLS